In the Drosophila willistoni isolate 14030-0811.24 unplaced genomic scaffold, UCI_dwil_1.1 Seg656, whole genome shotgun sequence genome, one interval contains:
- the LOC124461816 gene encoding histone H1-like gives MSDSVAATSASPVAGPTAPATASVDKKVAAKKTSAASSTKAKKSTAPPSHPPTQQMVDASIKNLKERGGSSLLAIKKYISATYKCDAQKLAPFIKRYLKSAVGNGKLIQTKGKGASGSFKLSAAAKKEPKPKVASVEKKSKPKKVTQSAAAKKKAIGSKKITGAGSVDKKPKAKKAVATKKTAEKKKSEKVKVKDAKKTGTVKSKPVASKSKSSSTKPKAKTVAVSSAKPKKATKKAAAAATVKKPKAKTTASKK, from the coding sequence ATGTCTGATTcagtagcagcaacatcagcatctCCTGTGGCTGGCCCAACAGCACCAGCAACGGCATCAGTTGATAAGAAGGTGGCTGCCAAAAAAACATCGGCAGCGTCGTCAACAAAGGCCAAAAAATCAACTGCTCCACCATCGCATCCACCAACTCAACAAATGGTAGACGCTtcgattaaaaacttaaaggAACGTGGTGGCTCCTCACTACtggcaatcaaaaaatatattagtGCCACATACAAGTGCGATGCCCAGAAACTTGCACCATTTATCAAGAGGTACTTAAAGTCAGCTGTCGGAAATGGTAAACTGatccaaacaaaaggaaagGGTGCCTCTGGTTCATTTAAACTGTCTGCTGCCGCTAAAAAGGAACCGAAGCCAAAGGTTGCCTCTgtagaaaagaaaagcaaaccgAAAAAGGTAACTCAATCAGCAGCAGCTAAAAAGAAAGCAATCGGtagcaaaaaaataactgGTGCTGGCTCTGTTGATAAGAAACCAAAGGCCAAAAAGGCAGTCGCAACCAAAAAGACAGccgagaaaaagaaaagtgaaaaggtAAAGGTAAAGGATGCTAAGAAAACAGGAACTGTAAAATCCAAACCTGTCGCATCGAAATCTAAGTCGAGTTCAACTAAGCCAAAAGCTAAAACAGTTGCCGTATCATCGGCTAAACCAAAAAAGGCAACCAAaaaggcagctgctgctgctaccgTCAAGAAGCCAAAAGCCAAGACAACTGCTAGCAAGAAGTAA